GATTGCACATTAACCTTTGTGCTTAGTTCTGATGTGAAAAGATTTATACTTGCAGGGCCTTCCTATATACTTAGACAAGATCTTCAACGAGTATGTTGCTATCATCCTCTCCGTTACTTTCGTTCTCTTTGTTGGAGAGGTAACCAAGTTTTTTTTTTTTTTTTTTTAAGGTTTATCAAGAGGCTTTACAATGATTGTGTGTGTGTGTTTTCAGGTTATTCCTCAAGCTATATGCTCCAGGTATGGACTAGCAGTGGGAGCTAACTTGGTCTGGCTTGTCCGCATCTTAATGATTCTCTCCTACCCGATATCTTTCCCCGTTGCGAAGATGTTGGACTGGGTGTTGGGACATGGAGACCCTTTGTTTAGACGGGCTCAGTTAAAGGCTCTTGTTTCCATTCATGGGGAAGCTGCTGGCAAGGGAGGTGAGCTTACCCATGATGAGACCACAATCATTAGTGGTGCGCTTGATTTGACTGCCAAGACTGCTCGAGAAGCCATGACTCCTATTGAATCAATCTTTTCCTTGGATATTAATTCAAAGTTGGACTGGTGAGTTTCGGTAACTCTCTACCTCATATTTGACCTTTGTATCTTACACTACTTTTTGCTTGTGATTAGGGAAGCTATGTACAAGATTCAAACACGAGGACATAGCCGGATTCCTGTCTACTCGGAGAATCCTAAAAATGTTGTCGGTCTTCTTTTGGTAGGTGTTGTTTGAGATCCTTTATTCGGTTTATCATCTTCTTTTGCAAACACTTATGAAGATGTTCTTCTGTTTGTTAGGTGAAGAGTCTCCTCACTGTTCGCCCTGAATCAGATACTCTTGTCAGCACAGTTGGTATACGCCACATTCCAAGGTCTTGCCATTTTCTTTCCCTGTAGATATCCTCTCTATACAAACTAGATTCTGATTGTGCGTGTGTTTAAATGGTTTAACCAGGGTTCCAGCCGATATGCCATTGTATGATATACTGAACGAGTTTCAAAAAGGGAGCAGTCACATGGCTGCAGTTGTGAAGGTCAATGTGAAACGCAAAGGTTCTCTTTCAACTTTGCTTGAAGAAGAAAACACTAATGACTCCAAGTTGACTACACCTCTGTTACTGAAGCGAGAAGGAAACCAGGACAATGTCGTTGTTGATATTGACAAGATTAGTAACAGTGGGTTCTCGCATACTTCAGAGGAGATAGAGGATGGAGAAGTAATTGGTGTCATCACTTTGGAAGATGTGTTTGAAGAGCTTTTGCAGGAAGAGATTGTGGACGAAACTGATGAATTTGTTGACGTGCATAAAAGGATACGGGTGGCGACTGTAGCGGCAGTGGCTATTTCATCATTAGCGAGAGCTCCTTCAAGCCGGAGGTTACTTGGCCAAAAGGGAACTGTAAGTAAACACTATCTCTCTCTCTCGCAAAAGAAAATGGTTTTTAAGTGAAAAAGATCTTTGTGGAGTTGAGATACTGAACCGGTTTGTGTGTTTTTGCAGGGAGGACCAAAAACGCCAAAGGCATCGTCTACTACTCCAAAGACAGGACAGGATAAACCGATTTGAACTACGACCGGTTCTCTTCAGGGATGATGATTTCTGGTGTTCTGTTTTTTTTTTAATTTTTTTTTTGATTGAGATGTGAGTGTAATAAAACAAGGTTCTCAAACTTAGATCAATTATTCTGCACATACGTGTAGTTATAATAATAAGTCTACAAAACAATTCGAACTTGTTTTTAACCCCCCAAATCTAGTTCATTTGTATGTTCTTTTTCATTCTTTCTCGTCTCCCTTTTCGTTCCATTAATAAGGCCAATGCTTACATGAAGTTTTGGTAATGTGTATAAAGTAGCACGTTTGATTTGTAGCCTTCTAAAGCAGTAGTGTTTACTCCGGGTTGAATCCACCATGAACAAACTATCAGAAACCTCATATTTGATCAACGATTTAAATAAAAAACAAAAGTAAAGAAAGATGCTGAAGAAGAAAAAGGCACACAAGATTGTTAACTGATTCTGGTGTGAAGAATTACTCAATAAGACCAGAGATCTATCTAGCAATCCACTTAAAGAAGAATTACAGCTCAAACACGAGCAGACTTATCACTAGAGTTATAAACTATGATATCTTATTTTTTAGATAATGGAAAGGACAGACGCTCTAACAGACATTTATACAATTGTTAACAAAACGTTGACTAATGAAACTCTCTATTCCCGGCTAAAGGGTCCTTAACATATCTTCTCTTTTCTTGGCTGAGCTG
The DNA window shown above is from Brassica oleracea var. oleracea cultivar TO1000 chromosome C3, BOL, whole genome shotgun sequence and carries:
- the LOC106336478 gene encoding DUF21 domain-containing protein At4g14230 produces the protein MHPFNAMMAARMLTAVGKSNGLESETIPFGSLWWSIYAGVSCFLVLFAGIMSGLTLGLMSLSLVDLEILQRSGSPKEKKQSAAIFPVVQKQHQLLVTLLLFNALAMEGLPIYLDKIFNEYVAIILSVTFVLFVGEVIPQAICSRYGLAVGANLVWLVRILMILSYPISFPVAKMLDWVLGHGDPLFRRAQLKALVSIHGEAAGKGGELTHDETTIISGALDLTAKTAREAMTPIESIFSLDINSKLDWEAMYKIQTRGHSRIPVYSENPKNVVGLLLVKSLLTVRPESDTLVSTVGIRHIPRVPADMPLYDILNEFQKGSSHMAAVVKVNVKRKGSLSTLLEEENTNDSKLTTPLLLKREGNQDNVVVDIDKISNSGFSHTSEEIEDGEVIGVITLEDVFEELLQEEIVDETDEFVDVHKRIRVATVAAVAISSLARAPSSRRLLGQKGTGGPKTPKASSTTPKTGQDKPI